One Drosophila subobscura isolate 14011-0131.10 chromosome U, UCBerk_Dsub_1.0, whole genome shotgun sequence DNA window includes the following coding sequences:
- the LOC117901045 gene encoding uncharacterized protein LOC117901045: MSHALVNEETLETLVYKRSRTWAHILKFYTEIDDGEELDVVNFEDLFKAEDIDPDVQEDEEAAEDARQEEDLGMGNINTATAMSKAELTMILCAGENKAETAELEMLYQTMSVVQEHDRK; encoded by the exons ATGTCGCACGCCTTGGTAAACGAAGAAACATTGGAGACGCTGGTATACAAGCGCTCCAGAACCTGGGCGCACATATTAAAG ttcTACACGGAAATCGACGATGGCGAAGAGCTTGATGTGGTGAATTTTGAGGATCTGTTTAAAGCCGAAGACATAGACCCCGATGtgcaggaggatgaggaggcgGCCGAAGATGCCCGGCAGGAAGAGGACCTCGGCATGGGGAACATCaatacagcaacagcaatgagCAAGGCGGAGCTGACGATGATTTTGTGCGCTGGGGAGAACAAAGCAGAAACGGCCGAACTAGAGATGTTGTATCAAACGATGTCCGTTGTCCAGGAGCACGATCGCAAGTGA
- the LOC117901078 gene encoding angiopoietin-related protein 1 has translation MQSLQVAGWTVIARHTNKFLSFYRDWEDSMEGFGDISGDFFIGLDMLHAITKSQNQELCIHLEDFEESTRYPQYDEFQIESENDLYRLTKLGSFRGDAGDAMTYSKNQKFTTYDNDNDGEARGHQVTRGVVAP, from the coding sequence ATGCAGAGCTTGCAGGTAGCAGGCTGGACTGTAATAGCACGTCATACAAACAAGTTTCTGAGTTTCTACCGCGACTGGGAGGACTCCATGGAGGGGTTTGGTGACATCTCAGGCGACTTCTTCATAGGATTGGACATGCTGCATGCTATTACAAAGTCACAGAACCAAGAGCTGTGCATACACCTCGAAGATTTTGAGGAGAGCACTCGCTATCCCCAATACGATGAGTTCCAAATCGAAAGTGAAAATGACTTATATCGGCTAACAAAGTTGGGAAGTTTCAGAGGAGATGCTGGTGATGCAATGACTTATAGCAAGAATCAGAAGTTTACGACctacgacaacgacaacgatggGGAAGCGAGAGGGCACCAGGTAACGAGAGGTGTTGTGGCACCATAA
- the LOC117901092 gene encoding pickpocket protein 19 yields the protein MTLVYFPPSRPQQSLARRYAQQLGQSAWQLALRFGKRTTIHGLDRLLGARASRCERFVWLCTFVSAFLGAIYVCLILSQRYNDGHFQTVVDSTRYPVYRIPFPVITICNRNRLNWDRLAQAKSRFLPNVTDAVQLNLFERIVSSYDDVHFGHFQSFERLRHQPTELLNHVNFSLVVDFMSWSCDELLSDCLWRHYGYNCCEIFSKRRSKNGLCWAFNSLETIEGRRMQLLDPMWPWRTGSAGPMSALSVRVLLQPDKHWPGRKNEKGIDVMVTEPFVWHKDPFYVPANTETSLEIEPIIYFYDNDTRGVSSAQRQCVFDDEHTSQDFKSLLGYVYMIENCQSECHQEYLVRFCNCTMDLLFPPGQYRSCRSQDLLCLAEHNDLLRYSHQPGEEGFVRNNFQGMLCKCYRNCYSLNYISDVRPAFLPPDVYGNYSYVDLDVHYRFETIMVYRTSLLFGWVDLMVSFGGIAGLFLGCSLISGMELAYFLCIEVPAYGIEGLRQRWRSHRKRATGNSSTDTPTLNFRQTMPSQLMEQYIMQLKTEQSQRKTLKQKAANLQNWQRLTFAHKHVISK from the exons ATGACGCTGGTTTATTTTCCGCCGTCGCGGCCGCAGCAATCGTTGGCACGTCGCTATGCCCAACAGCTCGGGCAATCTGCCTGGCAGTTAGCCTTAAGATTCGGCAAACGCACCACGATCCATGGTTTGGACAGGCTGCTAGGAGCCCGAGCCAGTCGCTGCGAAAGATTCGTGTGGCTGTGCACTTTTGTGAGCGCTTTCCTGGGCGCCATCTATGTCTGCCTGATACTCTCGCAGCGCTACAACGATGGACACTTCCAGACGGTGGTGGACAGCACCCGATATCCGGTGTATCGCATACCCTTTCCTGTAATCACCATCTGCAATCGGAATCGCCTCAATTGGGATCGTTTAGCCCAGGCCAAGAGCCGGTTCCTGCCGAATGTGACGGATGCTGTTCAATTGAATCTCTTCGAACGGATTGTCAGCAGCTACGACGACGTTCATTTCGGGCACTTTCAGTCCTTTGAGCGACTTCGCCATCAGCCCACTGAGCTCCTGAATCACGTAAACTTCAGTTTGGTAGTGGACTTTatgagctggagctgtgaTGAGCTCCTGTCCGACTGCCTGTGGCGGCACTATGGCTACAACTGCTGTGAGATCTTCTCCAAGCGTCGCAGTAAGAACGGCTTGTGTTGGGCCTTCAACTCCCTGGAGACCATCGAGGGCAGACGCATGCAGTTGCTGGATCCCATGTGGCCCTGGCGCACAGGCTCCGCCGGTCCTATGAGCGCCCTATCAGTGCGTGTGCTGTTGCAACCGGATAAACACTGGCCGGGccgcaaaaacgaaaagggcATCGATGTGATGGTCACTGAGCCTTTTGTTTGGCACAAGGATCCCTTTTATGTACCCGCAAATACGGAGACATCGCTGGAGATTGAGCCCATCATTTATTTCTATGATAATGATACGAGGGGAGTGAGCTCCGCTCAGCGACAGTGCGTTTTCGAT GATGAGCATACCAGCCAGGATTTCAAGTCGCTGCTGGGCTACGTTTACATGATTGAGAATTGCCAATCGGAGTGCCATCAGGAGTACTTAGTGCGCTTCTGCAATTGCACAATGGACCTGCTCTTTCCACCGG GCCAATATCGGTCGTGCCGTTCACAGGATTTACTCTGCCTGGCAGAGCACAATG ACCTACTACGGTACTCACATCAGCCCGGGGAGGAGGGCTTTGTGCGCAACAATTTCCAGGGCATGCTCTGTAAATGCTATCGGAATTGCTACTCCCTCAACTATATCAGCGATGTCCGGCCTGCCTTTCTGCCGCCCGACGTCTATGGGAATTACTCGTATGTGGATTTGGATGTGCATTACCGCTTCGAGACCATAATGGTGTACCGCACAAGCCTGTTGTTTGGTTGGGTGGATCTCATGG TTAGTTTTGGTGGCATAGCCGGTCTCTTTTTGGGCTGCTCTTTAATCAGCGGCATGGAACTGGCCTACTTTCTGTGCATCGAAGTACCCGCCTATGGCATCGAGGGACTGCGTCAACGTTGGCGTTCACATCGCAAGAGGGCCACTGGCAACAGCTCTACAGATACGCCCACACTCAATTTCCGCCAGACCATGCCCAGTCAGCTGATGGAGCAGTATATAATGCAGCTAAAGACGGAGCAGAGTCAGCGGAAAACGTTGAAACAGAAGGCCGCCAATCTACAGAATTGGCAACGCCTCACATTCGCCCATAAGCATGTTATTAGCAAATGA
- the LOC117901077 gene encoding uncharacterized protein LOC117901077: MQLIGLTFAGSVRLCQTGGVQGHSLFIVKSLPRVESVKFIEDLQVYLKEISYHDVLPRLELLMQCKRRFGPKLFQCLKRPENTLVFEDLGHLGFVMACRESGLNEEHCRLVMERLAEFHATSMALAVLDPHIFESYSDGMLSPNGLAKDDGLLMRFLAGNGERIAEKIAKYMKNHRANLVRCQALQDQEIRVLNHGDLRSNNLLFTYNNAKRPQDLILIDFQLSIWGSPGIDLNYFFYTSLSLEVLRHKRPQLLRIYHTRLSETLLNLDLGIPVPSYEQILEEVHRRECYGFFASHGIFPTVSQDKSQTADNNLENFTDADFAKQKVRQIFESPRLRETLRHTLPHFERAGVLD, translated from the exons ATGCAATTGATTGGCCTGACATTTGCTGGTAGTGTCCGGCTGTGTCAGACTGGAGG GGTGCAAGGCCATTCATTGTTCATTGTGAAGAGCTTACCGCGAGTGGAGTCCGTAAAGTTTATTGAGGATCTGCAGGTTTACCTGAAGGAGATCTCCTATCACGATGTTCTGCCACGCCTGGAGCTGCTCATGCAATGCAAGCGGCGCTTTGGACCCAA ACTCTTTCAGTGCCTTAAGCGGCCGGAGAACACGCTGGTGTTTGAGGACCTCGGCCATTTGGGCTTTGTGATGGCCTGCCGCGAATCGGGCCTGAATGAGGAGCACTGCCGCTTGGTTATGGAACGTCTGGCAGAGTTCCACGCCACTTCCATGGCGCTGGCAGTGCTGGATCCGCACATCTTTGAGTCCTACAGCGATGGTATGCTGTCGCCCAACGGCCTGGCCAAGGACGATGGCCTTCTGATGCGCTTCTTAGCAGGCAACGGCGAGCGCATTGCCGAAAAGATTGCCAAATACATGAAAAATCATCGCGCGAATCTGGTGCGCTGCCAGGCGCTGCAGGACCAGGAGATCCGGGTACTCAACCACGGCGACCTGCGGTCGAACAATCTACTCTTCACGTACAACAACGCCAAGCGGCCGCAGGACCTGATCCTCATTGACTTCCAGCTGAGCATCTGGGGCAGCCCGGGCATCGATCTGAACTACTTTTTCTACACCAGCCTCAGTCTGGAGGTGCTGCGACACAAGCGGCCCCAGCTTCTGCGCATCTACCACACGCGCCTGTCAGAGACGCTTCTAAACCTCGACTTGGGCATCCCTGTGCCCAGCTACGAGCAAATACTGGAGGAGGTGCACCGCCGCGAGTGCTATGGATTCTTTGCCAGCCATGGCATATTCCCCACCGTCAGCCAGGACAAGTCCCAGACGGCAGACAACAATTTGGAGAACTTCACCGACGCCGACTTTGCCAAGCAGAAGGTGCGTCAAATTTTTGAGTCACCGCGTTTGCGTGAGACTTTGCGACACACTTTGCCCCATTTTGAGCGAGCGGGGGTCTTGGATTAA